In a genomic window of Muntiacus reevesi chromosome 1, mMunRee1.1, whole genome shotgun sequence:
- the DOT1L gene encoding histone-lysine N-methyltransferase, H3 lysine-79 specific isoform X9 — MKEGGRIVSSKPFAPLNFRINSRNLSDIGTIMRVVELSPLKGSVSWTGKPVSYYLHTIDRTILENYFSSLKNPKLREEQEAARRRQQRENKSNTTTPTKVPESKAAVPADTPVDSGAEEEKAGTAAIKKPSPSKARKKKLNKKGRKMAGRKRGRPKKMSATNPERKPKKTQSALDLLHAQTVSRAASPLPQDAHRPPHSPFYQLPPSVQRPTPEQLLLAPTPPALHRLLESFKIQYLQFLAYTKTPQYKANLQQLLDQEKEKNARLLGAAQQLFGHCQAQKEEIKRLFQQKLDELGVKALTYNDLIQAQKEISAHNQQLREQTEQLEKGNRELRSQSLRLLKARCEELKLDWSTLSLENLLKEKQALKSQISEKQRHCLELQISIVELEKSQRQQELLQLKSCVPPDEALTLQLRGKPEAEPGRLHLELDCARFSLPPFSSLSPELSMNGHAAGYELCSALGRPSPKQNTPQYLASPLDQEVVPCTPSHSGRPRLEKLSGLALPDYTRLSPAKLVLRRHLSQDHVASGKAAASELHPRAEHAKENGLPYQSPGITNGIKLSPQDPRPSSPTTLQMGEKGPEKGVKERAYASSGEAITSLPVSIPLSTVQPSKLPVSIPLASVVLPSRAEKARSTPSPGPPARESSSTLEKQVAANTHGTGGSASGSKSLALAPTGFAYTGSVAISGALAGSPAPLGPGAEPPALDESSSSGSLFATVGSRSSTPQHPPLLTQPRACGSASPAPQLSASPRLGALGPLPDSGKGDLPCETSFSDPESEAKRRIVFTISAGASSAKQSPSSKHSPLPSGARGDGGQGHGPDSRKRGRRKRASAGTPSLSSSVSPKRRALPSVAGLFTQSSGSPLNLNSMVSNINQPLEITAISSPESSLKSSPVPYQDNDQPPVLKKEKPLSQTNGAHYSPLTSDEEPGSEDEPGSARIERKIATISLESKSPPKTLENAGGSLTGRKASLASEPVNSSKWKSTFSPISDLGLAKAADSPLQAASALSHNSLFAFRPGLEEPSAADAKLATHSRKSFPGPLPGAGGLSPSSLPASSFALGGGLAADLSLHSFSDGASLSHKAPEAAGLGAPLSFPGPRGKEGGAAESGPFANKRQLDGLGPKGEGGLPTCGPPDKASTAHSKAGKGREREPDVKNGHNLFMAAAAAPPAGLLSGPGLAPVASSAGGAAPSVQTHRPFLGTFAPGPQFALGPMSLQANLGPSVLQSLFSSVPAAGLVHVSTAATRLTNSHAMGSFSSGVAGGAVGGVFNHAVPPASAHPFGASFGSGAACRSTTLSLTPLQAVASPPASSFQAPSSAEPRPPPPPPHLGQPSPGQPALHAPPHPNATLPSPPALLPANSEPVLLQNLASLPANQAFLPASSAASLPPANASLSIKLASLPHKVSRPSLTVHHQPLPGLALAQATPVNPQASSTEPPAVWVSLGMPPPYAARLAGVKPQ, encoded by the exons ATGAAGGAAG GTGGCAGAATCGTGTCCTCGAAGCCCTTTGCGCCTCTGAACTTCAGAATAAACAGTAGAAACTTGAGTG ACATCGGCACCATCATGCGCGTCGTGGAGCTGTCGCCGCTAAAAGGCTCAGTGTCGTGGACGGGGAAGCCAGTCTCCTACTACCTGCACACCATCGACCGCACCATA ctTGAAAACTATTTTTCTAGTCTAAAAAATCCAAAACTCAGG GAGGAACAAGAGGCAGCTCGGCGCCGGCAGCAGCGGGAGAACAAGAGCAACACAACCACGCCCACCAAGGTGCCCGAGAGCAAGGCAGCTGTGCCTGCGGACACCCCCGTG GACTCTGGTGCTGAGGAGGAGAAAGCTGGGACAGCCGCTATCAAGAAGCCATCTCCCTCCAAGGCCCGGAAGAAGAAGCTGAACAAGAAGGGCCGGAAGATGGCGGGTCGGAAGCGTGGGCGCCCCAAGAAGATGAGTGCCACCAACCCCGAGCGCAAGCCCAAGAAGACCCAGAGCGCACTGGACCTGCTGCACGCCCAGACTGTGTCACGAGCAGCCTCCCCCTTGCCGCAGG ATGCGCACAGGCCACCTCACAGCCCTTTCTACCAGCTACCTCCCAGCGTGCAGCGGCCTACCCCCGAGCAGCTGCTGCTGGCACCCACCCCGCCCGCCCTGCACAGGCTGCTAG AGTCCTTCAAGATTCAGTACCTACAGTTCCTGGCATACACGAAGACCCCTCAGTACAAGGCCAACCTGCAGCAGCTGCTGGACCAGGAGAAG GAGAAGAATGCCCGGTTGCTAGGCGCAGCGCAGCAGCTGTTCGGCCACTGCCAAGCTCAGAAGGAGGAgatcaagaggctcttccagCAGAAACTGGACGAG CTGGGAGTGAAGGCGCTGACCTACAACGACCTGATCCAAGCGCAGAAGGAGATCTCGGCTCACAACCAGCAATTGAGGGAACAGACAGAGCAGCTGGAGAAGGGCAACCGGGAGCTGAGGAGCCAGAGCCTGAGACTG CTCAAGGCACGGTGTGAGGAGCTGAAGCTGGACTGGTCCACGCTGTCCCTGGAGAATCTGCTGAAGGAGAAGCAGGCCCTGAAGAGCCAGATCTCAGAGAAGCAGAGGCACTGCCTGGAGCTGCAG ATCAGCATTGTGGAGCTAGAGAAGAGCCAACGGCAGCAGGAGTTGCTGCAGCTCAAGTCCTGTGTGCCGCCTGATGAGGCGCTGACCCTGCAGCTTCGTGGAAAGCCAGAGGCCGAGCCTGGCCGGCTGCACTTAGAGCTGGACTGCGCCCGCTTCTCCCTGCCGCCCTTTAGCAGCTTGAGCCCCGAGCTCTCCATGAATGGCCACGCGGCCGGCTATGAGCTCTGCAGCGCACTGGGTCGGCCCTCGCCCAAGCAGAACACCCCCCAGTACCTGGCCTCCCCACTAGACCAGGAGGTCGTGCCCTGCACCCCCAGCCACAGTGGCCGGCCACGACTGGAGAAGCTGTCTGGGCTGGCCCTGCCTGACTACACCAGGCTATCCCCTGCCAAGCTGGTGCTGCGGCGCCATCTGAGCCAGGACCACGTGGCCAGCGGCAAGGCAGCTGCCAGTGAGCTGCACCCACG AGCCGAGCATGCCAAGGAGAACGGGCTCCCTTACCAGAGCCCTGGCATCACCAACGGCATCAAGCTGAGCCCACAAGACCCCCGACCTTCATCCCCCACGACTTTACAGATGGGAGAGAAGGGCCCCGAGAAG GGTGTGAAGGAGCGTGCCTACGCCAGCAGTGGGGAGGCCATCACCAGCCTGCCCGTCAGCATCCCGCTGAGCACCGTGCAGCCCAGCAAGCTGCCCGTCAGCATCCCCCTGGCCAGCGTGGTGCTGCCCAGCCGCGCCGAGAAGGCG AGAAGTACACCCAGCCCTGGGCCGCCGGCCCGAGAGTCATCATCCACGCTGGAGAAACAGGTGGCTGCTAACACCCATGGTACCGGGGGCAGTGCTTCCGGGAGCAAGAGCCTCGCCCTGGCTCCCACAG GCTTTGCATACACCGGCTCGGTGGCCATCAGTGGGGCCCTGGCGGGCAGCCCGGCACCCCTCGGCCCTGGAGCCGAGCCCCCAGCCCTGGACGAGTCCTCCAGCTCGGGAAGCCTCTTTGCCACCGTGGGGTCCCGCAGCTCCACCCCGCAGCACCCGCCCCTGCTGACGCAGCCACGTGCCTGCGGCTCGGCCTCGCCGGCCCCCCAGCTCTCCGCCAGCCCCCGGCTAGGCGCCTTGGGCCCGCTTCCTGACTCTGGTAAAGGGGACCTGCCCTGTGAGACCAGCTTCTCAGACCCTGAGAGCGAAGCCAAGAGGAGGATCGTCTTCACCATCTCGGCAGGCGCCAGCAGCGCCAAGCAGTCACCTTCCAGCAAACACAGCCCTCTGCCTTCGGGTGCCCGCGGGGACGGTGGCCAGGGCCATGGGCCAGACAGCCGCAAGCGGGGCCGGAGGAAGCGGGCATCAGCGGGGACCCCCAGCCTGAGCTCGAGTGTGTCCCCCAAGCGCCGGGCCTTGCCATCTGTTGCTGGGCTTTTCACGCAGTCTTCAGGGTCCCCCCTGAACCTCAACTCCATG GTCAGCAACATCAACCAGCCCCTGGAGATCACAGCCATCTCGTCCCCTGAGAGCTCCCTAAAGAGCTCACCCGTCCCCTACCAGGACAACGACCAACCACCCGTGCTCAAGAAGGAGAAGCCTCTAAGCCAGACCAATGGCGCCCACTACTCCCCACTGACCTCGGATGAGGAGCCAGGCTCTGAGGATGAGCCCGGCAGTGCCAG aATTGAGAGAAAAATTGCAACAATCTCCTTAGAAAGCAAGTCTCCACCAAAAACCTTGGAAAATG CAGGTGGCAGCCTAACGGGAAGGAAGGCATCTCTGGCCAGCGAGCCGGTCAACAGCAGCAAGTGGAAGTCCACCTTCTCGCCCATCTCCGACCTGGGCCTGGCCAAGGCAGCTGACAGCCCGCTGCAGGCTGCCTCCGCTCTGAGCCACAACTCCCTGTTCGCTTTCCGGCCCGGCCTGGAGGAGCCCAGCGCGGCCGATGCCAagctggccacccactccaggaagaGCTTCCCGGGCCCGCTGCCGGGGGCGGGCGGGCTGAGCCCCAGTAGCCTTCCTGCCAGCAGCTTCGCCTTGGGCGGGGGCCTAGCAGCTGACCTCAGTTTACACAGCTTCAGTGATGGTGCTTCTCTCTCCCACAAGGCCCCCGAGGCAGCTGGCCTGGGTGCCCCCCTGAGCTTCCCCGGCCCACGGGGCAAGGAGGGTGGTGCCGCAGAGTCTGGCCCCTTTGCGAACAAGCGGCAGCTGGACGGACTGGGCCCGAAAGGCGAGGGGGGCCTTCCCACGTGTGGACCCCCAGACAAGGCCTCAACAGCGCACAGCAAGGCCGGCAAGGGTCGCGAGCGCGAGCCCGATGTCAAGAACGGCCACAACCTGTTCATGGCTGCCGCCGCCGCACCCCCTGCAGGCCTCCTCAGTGGCCCAGGTCTTGCCCCAGTGGCATCCTCGGCAGGTGGCGCAGCCCCGTCCGTGCAGACCCACCGCCCCTTCTTGGGCACCTTTGCCCCCGGGCCACAGTTCGCGCTGGGCCCCATGTCGCTACAGGCCAACCTGGGCCCgtctgtgctgcagtccctgttCAGCTCCGTGCCCGCCGCCGGCCTGGTTCACGTCTCGACCGCCGCCACCAGACTGACCAACTCGCACGCCATGGGCAGCTTCTCCTCCGGGGTGGCCGGCGGCGCAGTTGGAG GTGTCTTTAACCACGCGGTGCCTCCCGCCTCCGCCCATCCGTTTGGAGCCAGTTTCGGCAGTGGGGCTGCATGTCGCAGCACCACGCTGAGCTTAACCCCGCTGCAGGCGGTGGCCAGCCCCCCGGCCTCTTCCTTTCAGGCCCCGTCCTCTGCGGAGCCgaggccgcccccaccccctccgcACCTGGGCCAGCCCTCTCCGGGGCAGCCCGCCCTCCATGCACCCCCCCATCCTAACGCCACCTTGCCTTCTCCCCCTGCGCTGCTCCCAGCTAACTCTGAGCCCGTGCTTCTGCAGAACCTCGCATCCCTCCCTGCTAACCAAGCTTTCTTACCTGCCTCCTCTGCTGCCTCTCTGCCGCCTGCTAacgcctctctgtccatcaagcTCGCCTCCCTCCCGCACAAGGTGTCCCGCCCCTCCTTGACGGTGCACCACCAGCCCCTGCCTGGGCTGGCCCTGGCCCAGGCCACGCCCGTGAACCCACAGGCCAGCTCCACGGAGCCGCCCGCCGTGTGGGTTTCCCTTGGCATGCCGCCTCCGTATGCCGCGCGCCTTGCGGGGGTTAAGCCGCAATAA